The Aquincola tertiaricarbonis genomic sequence CGCCGCACCGGCACCTGGATCGTGGCCGACGAGGTGTACGAGCGGGTGTGGTTCGGCGACGGCCCAGCGGCGCCCAGCTTCCTCGACATCACCGAGCCGCAGGACCGCGTGGTGGTGGTGCACAGCTTTTCCAAGAGCTTCTTGATGACTGGCTGGCGCCTGGGCTGGCTGGTGCTGCCCGAGGGCTGCCTCGATGCCGTGGGAAAGCTGATCGAGTTCAACAGCTCCTGCGCGCCGGTGTTCGTGCAGCGCGGCGGCCAGGCGGCGCTGGCCATGGCCGACACCTTCGTGCCCGAGCTGGTGGCGCGCTTCAAGACCTGCCGCGACACGCTGCTGCTCGGCCTGGCGGCGATGCCGCGGGTGCAGGTGGCCACGCCGCTGGGCGGCTTGTACGGCTTTTTCCGGGTGGAGGGTGAGCCCGACTCGCTGGCGCTGGCCAAGCGGCTGGTGGGCCGGCATGGGCTAGGCCTGGCGCCGGGCGCGGCCTTCGGCGACGAAGGCGAGGGCTGGCTGCGCTGGTGCTTCGCCTCGCGCGACCCGGCGAGGCTGACGGAAGGGCTGCAGCGGCTGTCCGCCGCGCTTGCCGTATAATCGCCGGTTCCCTGGCTTTGCCGGGGGCATCGCACGGCATGGGTCGGTTTCACCCGTGACCGCAAGTTGAACCCGAGACCGTCCTGCCGCAAGGTTTGCGCATGGCGTCTCGACACCGAGGAACTCACCATGGCAACCGCCGACATCAAGAAGGCTGACATCATCCAGGCGCACGCGCGCGGCGCGGCCGACACCGGCTCCCCCGAAGTGCAAGTGGCCCTGCTGACCAGCCGCATCAACGAGCTGACCCCCCACTTCAAGCTGCACGCCAAGGACCACCACGGCCGCCGCGGCCTGCTGAAGATGGTCAATCAGCGCAAGCGCCTGCTGGCCTACCTGAAGGACCGCGACGCCGACCGTTACACCGCGCTGATCCAGAAGCTGGGCCTGCGCAAGTAAGCACCGTATGCATGCCGAGAGCCTGTCTGGAACCTCCAGCACAGGCTCTTTGCATTTTGGAGCTGGTTCGTCCACGGCGCTGCTGTGTCATTCCATCGGGGTCCTGTCACCCCGGCCGTCTCGATGGAATGGCATTGCGCCTAGCGCGATGAATCCGCCCCGGGCCATGAGCGCCGCCCACCCAGGCGCCTGACAACCGGAGAACAACATGAGCCTTTTCAACAAAGTCACCAAGACCTTCCAGTGGGGCCAGCACAGCGTCACGCTCGAGACGGGCGAGATCGCCCGCCAGTCCAGCGGCGCCGTGGTCGTGGACGTCGAGGGCACCGTGATCCTGGCCACCGTCGTGGCCAAGAAGGACGCCAAGCCCGGCCAGGACTTCTTTCCGCTGACCGTCGACTACATCGAGAAGACCTACGCCGCCGGCAAGATCCCCGGCAGCTTCTTCAAGCGTGAAGGCCGCCCCAGCGAGCTGGAAACCCTGACCAGCCGCCTGATCGACCGCCCCATCCGCCCGCTGTTCCCGGAAGGGTTCATGAACGAGGTGCAGGTGGTGATCCACGTGCTGTCGCTCAACCCTGAAGTGGCCGCCGACATCCCCGCCATGATCGGCACCAGCGCGGCGCTGGCCGTCAGCGGCATCCCGTTCAACGGCCCGATCGGCGCCGCCCGCGTGGGCTACGTCAACGGCGAATACCTGCTGAACCCCAGCAAGAGCCAGCTGGCCAACAGCCAGATGGACCTGGTGGTGGCCGGCACGCAGGCCGCGGTGCTGATGGTGGAATCCGAAGCGCAGCAGCTGTCGGAAGAAGTGATGCTGGGCGCCGTGGTCTTCGGCCACGAGCAAGGCAGCATCGCCATCCAGGCCATCAACGAGCTGGTGCGTGACGCCGGCAAGCCCGAGTGGCAATGGCAGGCGCCCGCCAAGGACGACGGCTTCATCGCCAAGGTCACCGGCCTGGCCGAAGGTCCGCTGCGCGAGGCCTACCAGATCCGCAGCAAGCAGGCCCGCACCCAGGCCACCCGCGACGCCTACGCCAACGTGGTGAACGCGCTCAAGGCCGAAGGCGCCGACTTCGACCCGATCAAGGTCGAAGCGTTGCTGTTCGACATCGAAGCGCGCATCGTCCGCGGCCAGATCCTGGCCGGCGAGCCGCGCATCGACGGCCGCGACACCCGCACCGTGCGCCCGATCGAAATCCGCACCGGCGTGCTGCCGCGCACCCACGGCTCGGCCCTGTTCACCCGTGGTGAAACGCAGGCGCTGGTCGTGGCCACGCTGGGCACCGACCGTGACGCGCAGCGCATCGACGCGCTGTCGGGCGAGTTCGAAGACCGCTTCATGCTGCACTACAACATGCCTCCGTTCGCCACCGGCGAAACCGGTCGCGTGGGCAGCCCGAAGCGCCGCGAGATCGGCCACGGCCGTCTGGCCAAGCGCGCCCTGGTGGCCGTGCTGCCGACCAAGGAAGAGTTCCCGTACGCCATCCGCGTGGTCAGCGAGATCACCGAGTCGAACGGCTCGTCGTCAATGGCTTCGGTGTGCGGCGGCGCGCTCAGCCTGCTGGACGCCGGCGTGCCGCTGAAGGCGCACGTGGCCGGCATCGCCATGGGCCTGATCAAGGAAGGCAACCGCTTCGCGGTGCTGACCGACATCCTGGGCGATGAGGACCACCTGGGCGACATGGACTTCAAGGTGGCCGGCACCACCGCGGGCATCACCGCGCTGCAGATGGACATCAAGATCCAGGGCATCACCAAGGAAATCATGCAGGTGGCGCTGGCGCAGGCCAAGGAAGCCCGCCTGCACATCCTGGGCGTGATGCAGTCCGCCGTGGGCGAGGCCAAGACCGAGGTCAGCCAGTTCGCGCCGCGCCTGTACACGATGAAGATCAACCCCGAGAAGATCCGTGACGTGATCGGCAAGGGCGGCGCCACCATCCGTGCGCTGACCGAAGAAACTGGCACCACGATCGACATCGGCGAAGACGGCACCATCACCATCGCCTCGGCCGACGCCGACAAGGCCGAATACGCCAAGAAGCGCATCGAGGAGATCACCGCCGAAGCCGAGATCGGCAAGGTCTACGAAGGCGCGGTCACCAAGATCCTGGACTTCGGCGCCCTGGTCAACATCCTGCCCGGCAAGGACGGCCTGCTGCACATCAGCCAGATCGCGCACCAGCGCGTCGAGAAGGTCACCGACTTCCTGACCGAAGGTCAGGTCATCAAGGTCAAGGTGCTCGAGACCGACGAGAAGGGCCGCATCAAGCTGTCGCTGAAGGCGCTGCTCGACAAGCCGGAAGGCTACGTCGAAGAAGAGCGTCCGCGTCGTGAATACGGCGACCGCGGTGATCGTGGCGAGCGCCGCGACCGTGGCGATCGTCCGCCGCGCCGCGAGCGTGAGCCGCGCGAGCAGCGCGACGAGGCCCCGCAGGCCGCGCCGGCTGCCGACGCGCCGCAGGCTGCCCCGTACAACGGCGGCTTCGACAAGCCTTCTCAACCCGAGTAAGCGGCATCGCCGCGGCGGCTTCGGCTGCCGCGGCCTGGCACGGAGCATTCCGATGAACGCTATCGAGATCGCGGCACCCGGCGGCCCGGAAGTCCTGCGCCTGGTGCAGCGGCCCGATCCGGTGCCCGCGGCCGGCGAACTGCTGATCGCCGTCAAGGCTGCCGGCATCAACCGCCCCGACGTGCTGCAACGCAAGGGCGCCTATCCGCCGCCCCCCGGCGCTTCCGACCTGCCCGGCCTGGAAATGGCGGGCGTGGTGCAGGGCGGCAGCGAGGCCGACCTGGCCGCTGCCGGCCTGAAGATCGGCGACCGCGTGTGCGCGCTGGTGGCCGGCGGTGGCTACGCCGAGCTGTGCGTGGCCCCGGCCGGCCAGTGCCTGCCCATCCCGGCCGGCGTGTCCGACATCGAGGCCGCGGCCCTGCCCGAAACCTTCTTCACGGTGTGGCAGAACGTCTTCCACATCGCCAAGCTGAAGGCCGGCGAGACGCTGCTGGTGCAGGGCGGCTCCAGTGGCATCGGCACCACCGCCATCACCCTGGCCAAGGCCATCGGTGCCACGGTGATCGTCACCGCCGGCAGCGACGACAAGGTGGCGGCCTGCGTGAAGCTGGGCGCCGACCACGGCATCAACTACCGCACGCAGGACTTCGTGGCCGAGGTGCAGCGCATCACCGGCGGCAAGGGTGCGGACGTGGTGCTCGACATGGTGGCCGGCGACTACATCGGCCGCGAGATCGAATGCATGGCCACCGACGGCCGCCTGGCGCTGATCGCGGTGCAGGGCGGCAC encodes the following:
- the pnp gene encoding polyribonucleotide nucleotidyltransferase; this encodes MSLFNKVTKTFQWGQHSVTLETGEIARQSSGAVVVDVEGTVILATVVAKKDAKPGQDFFPLTVDYIEKTYAAGKIPGSFFKREGRPSELETLTSRLIDRPIRPLFPEGFMNEVQVVIHVLSLNPEVAADIPAMIGTSAALAVSGIPFNGPIGAARVGYVNGEYLLNPSKSQLANSQMDLVVAGTQAAVLMVESEAQQLSEEVMLGAVVFGHEQGSIAIQAINELVRDAGKPEWQWQAPAKDDGFIAKVTGLAEGPLREAYQIRSKQARTQATRDAYANVVNALKAEGADFDPIKVEALLFDIEARIVRGQILAGEPRIDGRDTRTVRPIEIRTGVLPRTHGSALFTRGETQALVVATLGTDRDAQRIDALSGEFEDRFMLHYNMPPFATGETGRVGSPKRREIGHGRLAKRALVAVLPTKEEFPYAIRVVSEITESNGSSSMASVCGGALSLLDAGVPLKAHVAGIAMGLIKEGNRFAVLTDILGDEDHLGDMDFKVAGTTAGITALQMDIKIQGITKEIMQVALAQAKEARLHILGVMQSAVGEAKTEVSQFAPRLYTMKINPEKIRDVIGKGGATIRALTEETGTTIDIGEDGTITIASADADKAEYAKKRIEEITAEAEIGKVYEGAVTKILDFGALVNILPGKDGLLHISQIAHQRVEKVTDFLTEGQVIKVKVLETDEKGRIKLSLKALLDKPEGYVEEERPRREYGDRGDRGERRDRGDRPPRREREPREQRDEAPQAAPAADAPQAAPYNGGFDKPSQPE
- the rpsO gene encoding 30S ribosomal protein S15; the encoded protein is MATADIKKADIIQAHARGAADTGSPEVQVALLTSRINELTPHFKLHAKDHHGRRGLLKMVNQRKRLLAYLKDRDADRYTALIQKLGLRK
- a CDS encoding pyridoxal phosphate-dependent aminotransferase, giving the protein MRPAIADLPASKIREVANAGLGRSDVLAFWFGESDEVTPAEVRDAAAQALQRGETFYSHNLGLPELREALAAYVSGLHRPLGLDRIAVTSSGVTALMVAMQMLLGPGDEVVAVVPVWPNLTAQPAILGATVTRVPLRPKQGAWGLDLDELLAAVTPRTRVLLVNAPNNPTGWTLTRAEQQALLDHCRRTGTWIVADEVYERVWFGDGPAAPSFLDITEPQDRVVVVHSFSKSFLMTGWRLGWLVLPEGCLDAVGKLIEFNSSCAPVFVQRGGQAALAMADTFVPELVARFKTCRDTLLLGLAAMPRVQVATPLGGLYGFFRVEGEPDSLALAKRLVGRHGLGLAPGAAFGDEGEGWLRWCFASRDPARLTEGLQRLSAALAV
- a CDS encoding NAD(P)H-quinone oxidoreductase yields the protein MNAIEIAAPGGPEVLRLVQRPDPVPAAGELLIAVKAAGINRPDVLQRKGAYPPPPGASDLPGLEMAGVVQGGSEADLAAAGLKIGDRVCALVAGGGYAELCVAPAGQCLPIPAGVSDIEAAALPETFFTVWQNVFHIAKLKAGETLLVQGGSSGIGTTAITLAKAIGATVIVTAGSDDKVAACVKLGADHGINYRTQDFVAEVQRITGGKGADVVLDMVAGDYIGREIECMATDGRLALIAVQGGTKSAIDAGLVLRKRIAIVGSTLRPRSVDYKTVLAQELRATVWPLIEAGRVRPVIHSTFPAAQAAQAHALMESSSHVGKIVLSW